Proteins encoded within one genomic window of Cellulomonas xiejunii:
- the menD gene encoding 2-succinyl-5-enolpyruvyl-6-hydroxy-3-cyclohexene-1-carboxylic-acid synthase, producing MADVTPEDPPARRRQRRDATALPGDGARPPSPAVAAARVLVQALAALGVRDVVLAPGSRSAPLAYAFADAARPDDERPAGAPAIRLHVRVDERDAGFLALGLAKASAHAGLRGPGPARPVAVVTTSGTAVANLHPAVLEARHAGLPLVLLTADRPHELRGTGANQTTEQAQLFGSSVRLAVDVPAPSGLPGEDRDLRRVVSRALAAATGARTGDPGPVHLNLAFREPLVPGDEPWPTAADAGLSHVGGRAQPAEQSAASTGAVPLVVEAVDDERERARPSRRARGAVPTVVVAGDGAGPGAARLAEANGWPLLAEPSSGARQGPNAVGAYRLLLADERLGGRVGRVVVLGRPTLSRPVQVLLARPDVDVLVVAPRGTDWPDAARNASQVLLEVPWRMRQGRVGAPAGWLDAWRTADAAAQDVLSGVLDAPEDARRSRSGPRVSGWALARAVARASAPDDVLVVGSSNPVRDLDLVARWDLAPLVLANRGLAGIDGTIATATGVALALPDRRVRAYLGDLTFLHDVGGLLRGPAEPSVDLQIVVSNDDGGSVFTTLEHGAPERADVFERVFATPHGVDIAALCAAYGVRHTRVVDTDGLLPALAAPGTGMSVVEVRVDRAHRRSLGERLAAEVAAAVDKALSPLS from the coding sequence ATGGCGGACGTGACGCCCGAGGACCCGCCCGCCCGCCGCCGGCAGCGCCGCGACGCGACGGCCCTGCCGGGCGACGGCGCGCGTCCGCCGTCGCCGGCCGTGGCGGCCGCCCGGGTCCTGGTGCAGGCCCTCGCGGCGCTCGGCGTGCGGGACGTCGTGCTCGCGCCCGGGTCGCGCAGCGCGCCCCTCGCGTACGCCTTCGCCGACGCCGCCCGTCCCGACGACGAGCGCCCCGCCGGGGCGCCCGCGATCCGGTTGCACGTGCGCGTCGACGAGCGCGACGCGGGGTTCCTGGCGCTCGGTCTGGCCAAGGCGTCCGCGCACGCGGGGCTGCGCGGGCCGGGTCCCGCCCGCCCGGTCGCGGTCGTCACGACGTCCGGCACGGCCGTGGCGAACCTGCACCCCGCGGTCCTCGAGGCGCGCCACGCCGGCCTGCCGCTCGTGCTGCTGACGGCCGACCGGCCGCACGAGCTGCGCGGGACCGGCGCCAACCAGACGACCGAGCAGGCGCAGCTGTTCGGGTCCTCCGTGCGCCTCGCGGTCGACGTCCCCGCACCGAGCGGTCTGCCGGGTGAGGACCGGGACCTGCGCCGTGTGGTGTCGCGCGCCCTGGCTGCCGCGACCGGTGCCCGCACGGGCGACCCGGGGCCGGTGCACCTCAACCTCGCGTTCCGCGAGCCGCTGGTGCCGGGCGACGAGCCGTGGCCCACCGCCGCGGACGCCGGCCTGTCGCACGTCGGCGGGCGCGCGCAGCCCGCGGAGCAGTCGGCCGCGTCGACGGGCGCGGTCCCGCTCGTCGTCGAGGCCGTCGACGACGAGCGGGAGCGTGCTCGGCCGTCGCGGCGGGCGCGCGGCGCGGTCCCCACGGTCGTCGTGGCGGGCGACGGCGCGGGGCCCGGGGCGGCCCGCCTCGCGGAGGCGAACGGGTGGCCGCTCCTGGCCGAGCCGTCGTCCGGTGCGCGGCAGGGCCCCAACGCGGTCGGCGCCTACCGGCTCCTGCTCGCGGACGAGCGGCTCGGAGGGCGCGTCGGCCGTGTCGTCGTGCTCGGCCGCCCGACCCTGAGCCGACCCGTCCAGGTGCTGCTCGCGCGGCCCGACGTCGACGTGCTGGTCGTCGCGCCCCGTGGCACGGACTGGCCCGACGCCGCGCGCAACGCCTCCCAGGTGCTGCTCGAGGTCCCGTGGCGCATGCGGCAGGGCCGGGTCGGCGCCCCCGCGGGATGGCTCGACGCGTGGCGCACCGCCGACGCCGCCGCGCAGGATGTGCTCTCCGGCGTCCTCGACGCGCCCGAGGACGCGCGCCGGTCGCGCAGCGGTCCGCGTGTCAGCGGCTGGGCCCTGGCGCGTGCTGTGGCGCGTGCCAGCGCGCCGGACGACGTGCTCGTCGTCGGCTCGTCCAACCCGGTGCGGGACCTCGACCTGGTCGCCCGCTGGGACCTGGCGCCGCTCGTGCTCGCCAACCGGGGCCTGGCCGGCATCGACGGCACGATCGCCACGGCCACGGGCGTGGCGCTCGCGCTGCCGGACCGTCGCGTGCGCGCCTACCTCGGCGACCTGACGTTCCTGCACGACGTGGGCGGGCTGCTGCGGGGCCCGGCGGAGCCGTCGGTCGACCTGCAGATCGTCGTCTCGAACGACGACGGGGGCTCGGTGTTCACGACGCTCGAGCACGGCGCCCCGGAGCGTGCCGACGTGTTCGAGCGGGTGTTCGCGACGCCGCACGGGGTCGACATCGCCGCGCTGTGCGCCGCGTACGGGGTGCGGCACACGCGGGTCGTCGACACCGACGGCCTGCTGCCCGCACTCGCCGCGCCCGGGACGGGGATGAGCGTCGTCGAGGTGCGGGTGGACCGCGCGCACCGGCGCTCCCTGGGGGAACGTCTGGCGGCGGAAGTCGCGGCGGCCGTCGACAAGGCCTTGTCGCCGCTGTCCTGA
- a CDS encoding S1C family serine protease codes for MTTSTPEPRSAAGTTGPDVRATQPLPAAGATPPAGEPRLTPAEQWARYETAHRAAPASTGHAPGAAFGATTTGPGQAPPGATPPSDPWAAPADPQRRKSSRTWAWIASAAVVGLLVGGGSIATLDYLDQPGSSDRASSIAGLGSSDSDKAPVTGSSAQDPDWQRVAAAVQDSVVAIDVQTQSGGGQGSGFVIDDSGYVLTNDHVVAGAQGNVRVTLTDGRIFEAEVVGTDAATDLAVVRILDAPDDLQAASLGNSDDVKVGDPVMAVGNPLGLANTVTTGIVSAVDRPVSTQGVDGADGAVTNAIQVDAAVNPGNSGGPLFDATGKVIGITSSIATLSQASGSIGLGFAIPVNLAKNIASQLIDNGQAEHAFLGVTLSDGTATADGITRRGAVVESVTEGSPAGEAGVQPGDVIVAIGDEPVGGAESLTAFVRAMSSGDEATLTVVRDGKAIELDVTLATRPDDFGTAPQQDQGDQGQGQGGLPEGMTPEDLWEWFQQQQQQGQG; via the coding sequence ATGACCACTTCCACCCCCGAGCCGCGGTCCGCCGCCGGAACCACCGGGCCGGACGTCCGCGCCACCCAGCCGCTCCCCGCCGCCGGCGCCACCCCGCCCGCCGGAGAGCCGCGTCTGACGCCCGCGGAGCAGTGGGCGCGCTACGAGACGGCCCACCGTGCCGCACCCGCGTCGACCGGGCACGCACCCGGTGCTGCCTTCGGCGCCACCACGACCGGGCCCGGCCAGGCGCCCCCGGGGGCGACCCCGCCGTCCGACCCGTGGGCGGCGCCCGCGGACCCGCAGCGCCGCAAGAGCTCGCGGACCTGGGCGTGGATCGCGTCCGCCGCGGTCGTCGGGCTGCTCGTCGGTGGCGGGTCGATCGCGACCCTCGACTACCTGGACCAGCCCGGCTCGTCCGACCGCGCGTCGTCGATCGCCGGCCTCGGCAGCTCCGACAGCGACAAGGCGCCCGTCACGGGATCGAGCGCGCAGGACCCGGACTGGCAGCGGGTCGCCGCAGCCGTGCAGGACTCCGTCGTCGCGATCGACGTGCAGACGCAGTCCGGCGGCGGCCAGGGGTCCGGCTTCGTCATCGACGACTCCGGGTACGTGCTGACCAACGACCACGTGGTCGCCGGCGCGCAGGGCAACGTCCGCGTGACGCTCACCGACGGCCGCATCTTCGAGGCCGAGGTGGTCGGCACGGACGCCGCCACGGACCTCGCGGTCGTCCGCATCCTCGACGCCCCTGACGACCTGCAGGCCGCCTCGCTCGGCAACTCCGACGACGTCAAGGTGGGCGACCCGGTGATGGCCGTGGGCAACCCCCTGGGGCTGGCCAACACGGTGACCACCGGCATCGTCTCGGCCGTCGACCGTCCGGTCTCCACGCAGGGCGTGGACGGTGCCGACGGTGCGGTGACGAACGCCATCCAGGTCGACGCCGCGGTCAACCCGGGCAACTCCGGTGGTCCGCTGTTCGACGCCACGGGGAAGGTCATCGGCATCACGTCCTCGATTGCGACGCTGAGCCAGGCGTCGGGATCCATCGGGCTGGGCTTCGCGATCCCCGTGAACCTGGCGAAGAACATCGCGTCCCAGCTCATCGACAACGGGCAGGCGGAGCACGCGTTCCTGGGCGTCACCCTGTCCGACGGCACGGCTACCGCCGACGGGATCACGCGTCGGGGCGCCGTCGTCGAGAGCGTCACCGAGGGCTCGCCCGCCGGTGAGGCGGGGGTCCAGCCCGGGGACGTCATCGTCGCGATCGGGGACGAGCCCGTGGGCGGCGCCGAGTCCCTCACCGCGTTCGTCCGGGCGATGTCCTCGGGCGACGAGGCCACGCTGACGGTCGTGCGCGACGGCAAGGCAATTGAGCTGGACGTCACGCTCGCCACGCGGCCGGACGACTTCGGCACGGCCCCGCAGCAGGATCAGGGCGACCAGGGCCAGGGCCAGGGTGGGTTGCCTGAAGGCATGACGCCCGAGGACCTCTGGGAGTGGTTCCAGCAGCAGCAGCAGCAGGGTCAGGGCTGA
- a CDS encoding isochorismate synthase: MSTSPETPVTGGVPRPLLVRTVECDLPTGDAPDAADLLDLLGPDAPLAWVRRGDGLVAWGEAVRVEVHGADRFAAAERAWQRVLEHAIIRDEVRLPGTGPVAFGSFAFDDDSPAGGVVVVPRVVVGRRDGRTWLTTLSTAGELGPAPRLRDVVPHHHAPTSPGEVTYTDGAVDADAWLDVVARGIAAIRGGEVEKVVLAREVHARTEHPLDVRWALQRLADRYRSCWTFSVDGMIGATPELLVRSERGLVTSRVLAGTIRRTGDDDADMGRAAILAHSSKDLEEHEYAVTSVARALAPFCSSSNVPDVPFVLPLPNVLHLASDVTGVLTAPQGDDAHPSSLALAAALHPTAAVCGTPTQAARALITRIEGMDRGRYAGPVGWFGADGDGEWGIALRSAEVDRDDPRRLRLFAGCGVVAASDPAAELAESRAKLDPMRHALS, encoded by the coding sequence ATGAGCACGTCGCCCGAGACCCCTGTCACCGGCGGCGTCCCCCGCCCCCTGCTCGTGCGCACGGTCGAGTGCGACCTCCCCACAGGTGACGCCCCGGACGCCGCCGACCTGCTCGACCTGCTCGGCCCCGACGCCCCCCTCGCGTGGGTGCGCCGCGGCGACGGGCTCGTCGCCTGGGGCGAGGCCGTCCGCGTGGAGGTGCACGGCGCCGACAGGTTCGCGGCCGCCGAGCGTGCGTGGCAGCGGGTCCTCGAGCACGCGATCATCCGCGACGAGGTCCGGCTGCCGGGGACCGGCCCGGTCGCGTTCGGCTCCTTCGCGTTCGACGACGACTCCCCCGCGGGCGGTGTCGTCGTCGTGCCACGGGTCGTCGTGGGCCGCCGCGACGGCCGGACGTGGCTGACGACCCTGAGCACCGCCGGCGAGCTCGGTCCCGCACCGCGGCTGCGCGACGTCGTCCCGCACCACCACGCACCGACCTCGCCGGGCGAGGTCACCTACACCGACGGCGCCGTCGACGCCGATGCCTGGCTCGACGTGGTCGCGCGGGGGATCGCCGCGATCCGCGGGGGCGAGGTCGAGAAGGTCGTGCTCGCGCGCGAGGTCCACGCCCGCACGGAGCACCCGCTCGACGTGCGGTGGGCCCTGCAGCGGCTCGCCGACCGGTACCGCTCGTGCTGGACGTTCAGCGTCGACGGGATGATCGGCGCGACACCCGAGCTGCTAGTGCGCTCGGAGCGCGGGCTCGTCACGTCCCGGGTGCTCGCGGGCACCATCCGGCGCACGGGTGACGACGACGCGGACATGGGCCGCGCCGCGATCCTCGCGCACTCGTCGAAGGACCTCGAGGAGCACGAGTACGCCGTGACGTCGGTCGCGCGGGCGCTCGCACCGTTCTGCTCGTCGTCGAACGTCCCCGACGTGCCGTTCGTCCTGCCGCTGCCGAACGTGCTGCACCTGGCGTCCGACGTCACCGGCGTCCTGACCGCACCGCAGGGGGACGACGCACACCCCTCCTCGCTCGCGCTCGCCGCGGCCCTGCACCCGACCGCCGCGGTCTGCGGCACCCCGACGCAGGCTGCGCGCGCGCTCATCACGCGCATCGAGGGCATGGACCGCGGCCGGTACGCGGGCCCGGTCGGCTGGTTCGGTGCCGACGGCGACGGCGAGTGGGGCATCGCGCTGCGCTCCGCAGAGGTGGACCGCGACGACCCGCGCCGCCTGCGGCTGTTCGCCGGCTGCGGTGTCGTCGCCGCGTCCGACCCGGCAGCCGAGCTGGCCGAGTCACGCGCGAAGCTCGACCCCATGCGTCACGCGCTGTCCTGA